A section of the bacterium genome encodes:
- a CDS encoding amidohydrolase, with amino-acid sequence MDRYLVVSSDCHAGLPPEQYRAYLDPQYRDAFDLALPIQIKLTTEASKRFLVADINEEWRKGREDLLTGAWDHEQRLRVLDGDGVAAEVIFPDGITEMNMPPFGAGLSMPTENIAPELQWAGARSHNRWLAELCQMAPERHIGVAIVPALWDVAEAVREVEWAKENGLQGIMLPVQWGKLSPYHHPKYDPLWAACQDHEMVIHFHSGPAPIEDYFGKMDAPPDEREDLPGAMGIFISEVAFYLVRPLTFMMWGGVFERFPCLKVVLTEGASIWVPEYLELLDQRYSNTHYSAKLGDYHSHLKLKPSEYFARNVGVGASCMPRREAELRHEIGVEQIMWGSDYPHPEGSWPFTPDQMHETFHGLPEDEIAAMLGGNAVRFYGLDAEKLASHVARIGPEKARFR; translated from the coding sequence ATGGATCGCTATCTCGTCGTCTCGTCCGATTGCCACGCTGGGCTTCCGCCCGAGCAGTACCGGGCCTATCTCGACCCCCAGTACCGGGACGCTTTCGATCTCGCACTTCCCATCCAGATCAAGCTCACCACCGAGGCGTCCAAGAGGTTCCTGGTCGCCGATATCAACGAGGAATGGCGCAAGGGTCGGGAGGATCTCCTGACGGGTGCCTGGGATCATGAGCAGCGTTTGCGCGTGCTCGACGGTGATGGGGTCGCTGCCGAGGTGATCTTCCCCGATGGCATCACGGAGATGAACATGCCGCCGTTTGGCGCGGGGCTTTCGATGCCAACCGAGAACATTGCGCCCGAGCTCCAATGGGCCGGTGCTCGTTCACACAACCGATGGCTGGCAGAGCTATGCCAGATGGCACCGGAACGACACATCGGCGTCGCGATCGTCCCGGCCCTCTGGGATGTAGCCGAGGCTGTGCGCGAGGTCGAATGGGCCAAGGAGAATGGCCTTCAGGGCATCATGCTTCCCGTGCAATGGGGCAAGCTCTCGCCCTATCACCACCCGAAATACGATCCCTTGTGGGCAGCTTGCCAGGATCACGAGATGGTCATCCATTTCCACTCGGGCCCTGCACCCATAGAAGACTATTTCGGAAAGATGGACGCGCCGCCGGACGAGCGGGAAGACCTGCCCGGCGCGATGGGCATCTTCATCTCGGAGGTCGCCTTCTACCTGGTGCGTCCGTTGACCTTCATGATGTGGGGCGGTGTGTTCGAGCGCTTTCCGTGCTTGAAGGTCGTGTTGACCGAGGGGGCGTCGATCTGGGTCCCGGAATACCTGGAGCTCCTCGACCAGCGCTACTCGAACACCCACTACTCTGCGAAGCTGGGCGACTACCATAGTCATCTGAAGCTGAAGCCGAGCGAGTACTTCGCGCGCAACGTCGGGGTCGGAGCTTCGTGCATGCCGCGCCGGGAGGCCGAGCTCCGCCACGAGATCGGGGTCGAGCAGATCATGTGGGGAAGCGACTATCCCCATCCCGAAGGAAGCTGGCCGTTCACGCCAGACCAGATGCATGAAACCTTCCACGGCCTGCCCGAAGACGAGATCGCCGCAATGCTCGGCGGCAATGCCGTCCGCTTCTACGGTCTCGATGCCGAGAAGCTGGCCTCCCACGTCGCCCGCATCGGCCCCGAGAAAGCACGCTTCCGCTAG